A region from the Malus domestica chromosome 07, GDT2T_hap1 genome encodes:
- the LOC139197772 gene encoding uncharacterized protein encodes MTHANMMNNYFDPNSVYTKEDFRRRFRMRRHVFERLLCDVQQVNPYFRQKWDRAGRPSFSPHKKLYKDEYLREPNQEDFNRLLRKAEDRGFPGMIGSLDCMHWDWKNCPTG; translated from the exons ATGACGCATGCCAAtatgatgaacaactacttcgaccccaactcggtgtacacaaaagaggatttcagacgtcgtttccggatgaggcgtcatgtcttCGAGCGTTTACTTTGTGATGTTCAGCAGGTCAATCCGTACTTTCGACAGAAGTGGGACAGAGCAGGCCGCCCTAGTTTCTCACCTCATAAGAAG CTTTACAAAGACGAGTACCTCCGcgagccaaatcaagaagattTTAATCGGCTCCTTCGCAAAGCTGAAGACCGTGGGTTTccgggcatgatagggtcattagactgcatgcattgggattggaagaactgtcccacTGGATGA
- the LOC139197773 gene encoding uncharacterized protein, with translation MEEDEDEERKKRDDEARSQRASHSRRVIQDVAQICRPRYFANIDRIRMERYLFNKIMIAVCNHDSYFVQKNDVFGVTSPLHEQKITAALRMLAYGVSVDQTDEIARMGKSTIIESLMSFCSVIESLYTTEYL, from the exons atggaagaggatgaggatgaggagcgtAAAAAGAGAGATGATGAAGCAAGAAGTCaaagagcctcacattcccgtcgagtcatccaagaTGTGGCTCAGATCTGCAGGCCCAGATATTTCGCAAACATTGATAGAATCAG aatggaacgatatttgttcaacaaaatcatgattgctgtttgcaaccatgattcttactttgtgcaaaagaatgatGTTTTTGGTGTTACGAGTCCCCTTcatgagcaaaaaattactgctgccttgcggatgcttgcatatggagtatCTGTAGACCAAACGGATGAGATagcgaggatggggaaatcaaccattatTGAGTCCCTGATGAGCTTTTGCTCCGTAATCGAATCTCTCTACACTACAGAATACCTCTAG
- the LOC139197429 gene encoding probable pectate lyase 12 isoform X1 — translation MLLPTTCILLICFSLSLLSKASSSSLNLTLPHQHPDPDAVVYEVQRRVNASVSRRQMLSIDVKDQSKCLSGNPIDDCWRCEDWSNNRQRLADCGIGFGMDALGGKGGLIYIVTDSSDSNPANPTPGTLRHAVIQTEPLWIIFSADMTIKLKYELIVNSFKTIDGRGVNVHVTGGGCITLQYVSNIIIHNIHVHHCKPAGNTNIASSPTHVGWRGKSDGDGISLFGARKIWIDHCSLSFCADGLIDAIMGSTGITISNNYFAHHDEVMLLGHDDKYQPDSGMQVTIAFNHFGVALVQRMPRCRRGYIHVVNNDFTRWEMYAIGGSGNPTINSQGNRYTAPQDQNAKEVTKRVDTNEGDWSDWNWRTEGDIMVNGAFFVPSGAGMSTQYAKASSIEPKSVALIERITANAGVFGDPRESSRVTSPDDGTITDGGSTTSGSGGSNGKGNDDDYFGMIFGNGAGPSSSSSSNTIFLSLLIIFILYVTTNHGGALLSLPLLLTLL, via the exons ATGCTTCTTCCTACCACCTGCATTCTCTTAATTTGTTTCTCTCTATCCCTTCTCTCTaaagcttcttcttcctccttgaacCTCACCCTCCCTCACCAGCACCCAGACCCTGATGCTGTTGTTTATGAAGTTCAAAG GAGAGTCAATGCGTCTGTTTCCAGGCGCCAAATGCTGTCCATTGATGTCAAGGACCAAAGCAAGTGCCTCAGCGGTAACCCAATCGACGACTGCTGGCGCTGCGAGGACTGGAGCAACAACCGCCAAAGGCTCGCCGATTGCGGCATTGGGTTCGGCATGGACGCCTTGGGGGGCAAAGGGGGCCTGATCTACATAGTCACCGACTCCTCCGATTCCAACCCGGCGAACCCAACTCCGGGCACGCTCCGCCACGCCGTCATCCAAACCGAGCCCCTCTGGATCATCTTCTCCGCCGACATGACCATCAAGCTCAAATACGAGCTCATTGTCAACAGCTTCAAGACCATCGACGGCCGCGGCGTCAACGTCCACGTCACCGGCGGTGGATGCATAACCCTCCAGTACGTCTCCAACATCATCATCCACAACATCCACGTGCACCACTGCAAGCCCGCCGGCAACACCAACATCGCCTCCAGCCCCACCCACGTTGGCTGGCGCGGCAAATCGGACGGCGACGGCATCTCCCTCTTCGGCGCTCGCAAAATCTGGATCGACCACTGCTCCCTCTCGTTCTGCGCCGACGGACTGATCGACGCCATCATGGGGTCCACCGGAATCACGATTTCCAACAACTACTTCGCCCACCACGACGAGGTGATGCTATTGGGCCACGACGACAAGTACCAGCCGGACAGCGGGATGCAGGTGACGATTGCGTTTAACCACTTCGGTGTGGCGCTGGTGCAGCGTATGCCGCGGTGCAGACGCGGGTACATCCACGTGGTGAACAACGACTTCACGCGGTGGGAGATGTATGCTATCGGCGGTAGCGGTAACCCCACCATCAACAGCCAGGGGAACCGCTACACTGCTCCTCAGGACCAGAACGCCAAGGAG GTGACAAAGCGCGTGGACACGAACGAGGGGGACTGGTCAGACTGGAATTGGAGGACGGAGGGGGACATAATGGTAAACGGCGCGTTTTTCGTGCCGTCCGGCGCGGGAATGAGCACTCAGTACGCCAAGGCCTCAAGCATCGAGCCCAAGTCCGTTGCTCTCATCGAACGAATCACAGCCAACGCCGGTGTTTTCGGTGATCCAAG GGAGAGCAGTCGCGTAACAAGCCCCGATGATGGGACCATCACCGACGGCGGCAGCACCACCAGTGGCAGTGGAGGATCGAACGGCAAGGGCAATGACGATGACTATTTCGGAATGATATTTGGGAACGGTGCTGGACCAAgctcttcatcatcttcaaacACAATATTCTTGTCtctcttaattatttttattttgtacgttACCACCAATCATGGTGGCGCTCTATTATCACTACCCTTATTATTAACATTATtataa
- the LOC139197429 gene encoding probable pectate lyase 12 isoform X2: protein MLSIDVKDQSKCLSGNPIDDCWRCEDWSNNRQRLADCGIGFGMDALGGKGGLIYIVTDSSDSNPANPTPGTLRHAVIQTEPLWIIFSADMTIKLKYELIVNSFKTIDGRGVNVHVTGGGCITLQYVSNIIIHNIHVHHCKPAGNTNIASSPTHVGWRGKSDGDGISLFGARKIWIDHCSLSFCADGLIDAIMGSTGITISNNYFAHHDEVMLLGHDDKYQPDSGMQVTIAFNHFGVALVQRMPRCRRGYIHVVNNDFTRWEMYAIGGSGNPTINSQGNRYTAPQDQNAKEVTKRVDTNEGDWSDWNWRTEGDIMVNGAFFVPSGAGMSTQYAKASSIEPKSVALIERITANAGVFGDPRESSRVTSPDDGTITDGGSTTSGSGGSNGKGNDDDYFGMIFGNGAGPSSSSSSNTIFLSLLIIFILYVTTNHGGALLSLPLLLTLL, encoded by the exons ATGCTGTCCATTGATGTCAAGGACCAAAGCAAGTGCCTCAGCGGTAACCCAATCGACGACTGCTGGCGCTGCGAGGACTGGAGCAACAACCGCCAAAGGCTCGCCGATTGCGGCATTGGGTTCGGCATGGACGCCTTGGGGGGCAAAGGGGGCCTGATCTACATAGTCACCGACTCCTCCGATTCCAACCCGGCGAACCCAACTCCGGGCACGCTCCGCCACGCCGTCATCCAAACCGAGCCCCTCTGGATCATCTTCTCCGCCGACATGACCATCAAGCTCAAATACGAGCTCATTGTCAACAGCTTCAAGACCATCGACGGCCGCGGCGTCAACGTCCACGTCACCGGCGGTGGATGCATAACCCTCCAGTACGTCTCCAACATCATCATCCACAACATCCACGTGCACCACTGCAAGCCCGCCGGCAACACCAACATCGCCTCCAGCCCCACCCACGTTGGCTGGCGCGGCAAATCGGACGGCGACGGCATCTCCCTCTTCGGCGCTCGCAAAATCTGGATCGACCACTGCTCCCTCTCGTTCTGCGCCGACGGACTGATCGACGCCATCATGGGGTCCACCGGAATCACGATTTCCAACAACTACTTCGCCCACCACGACGAGGTGATGCTATTGGGCCACGACGACAAGTACCAGCCGGACAGCGGGATGCAGGTGACGATTGCGTTTAACCACTTCGGTGTGGCGCTGGTGCAGCGTATGCCGCGGTGCAGACGCGGGTACATCCACGTGGTGAACAACGACTTCACGCGGTGGGAGATGTATGCTATCGGCGGTAGCGGTAACCCCACCATCAACAGCCAGGGGAACCGCTACACTGCTCCTCAGGACCAGAACGCCAAGGAG GTGACAAAGCGCGTGGACACGAACGAGGGGGACTGGTCAGACTGGAATTGGAGGACGGAGGGGGACATAATGGTAAACGGCGCGTTTTTCGTGCCGTCCGGCGCGGGAATGAGCACTCAGTACGCCAAGGCCTCAAGCATCGAGCCCAAGTCCGTTGCTCTCATCGAACGAATCACAGCCAACGCCGGTGTTTTCGGTGATCCAAG GGAGAGCAGTCGCGTAACAAGCCCCGATGATGGGACCATCACCGACGGCGGCAGCACCACCAGTGGCAGTGGAGGATCGAACGGCAAGGGCAATGACGATGACTATTTCGGAATGATATTTGGGAACGGTGCTGGACCAAgctcttcatcatcttcaaacACAATATTCTTGTCtctcttaattatttttattttgtacgttACCACCAATCATGGTGGCGCTCTATTATCACTACCCTTATTATTAACATTATtataa
- the LOC139197430 gene encoding serine/threonine protein phosphatase 2A 57 kDa regulatory subunit B' beta isoform-like isoform X1 — MLTRIIKRGHRKSPKPDSTDSEFYPDSQLAALSPPMETLPLFRDAAVSDRPALLLKKLQLCSFYCDFSSSLKSVGEKELKRQTLMELVDFIDSGSCKLTGPMQEELIRMVSINIFRCLPPSSDLVEPDEDEPYQEPSWPHLQIVYELLLRYIASPETDAKVAKRYIDHVFVLRLMELFDSEDPREREYLKTLLHRIYGKFMVHRPFIRKAMNNVFYRFIFETQKHCGIGELLEILGSIINGFALPMKEEHKLFLIRALIPLHKPKSVSAYHYQLAYCIIQFVDKDSKLAEPVIKGLLKYWPVTNCQKEVLFLAELEDVLQATQADEFQRCMVPLFRQIGRCLNSPHFQVAERALYLWNSEHIVTLISQNRNVILPLVFEALDKNTQGHWNQAIHGLTGNVRRMFQEMDTELFAKCQQQYLEKENRTRELEEQRELTWKRIEAVAANAGGEDMVMVN; from the exons atgctcaccAGAATTATAAAACGCGGCCACCGCAAATCCCCAAAACCTGATTCCACCGATTCCGAGTTCTACCCCGATTCACAACTCGCCGCTCTCTCTCCACCCATGGaaactctccctctcttccgAGACGCCGCCGTTTCGGACCGCCCGGCCCTCCTTCTCAAAAAGCTCCAGCTTTGCTCTTTCTACTGCGACTTCTCCAGCTCCCTCAAATCTGTTGGGGAAAAGGAGCTCAAGCGCCAAACCCTAATGGAGCTCGTCGACTTCATCGACTCCGGTTCCTGCAAGCTCACCGGTCCAATGCAAGAGGAGCTCATCCGCATGGTGTCAATCAACATCTTCCGGTGCCTGCCGCCGTCATCGGACCTGGTCGAACCGGACGAGGATGAACCTTATCAGGAACCCTCCTGGCCCCACCTCCAAATTGTCTATGAACTCTTGTTAAGGTACATTGCATCCCCTGAAACCGATGCTAAAGTTGCCAAGCGttacattgatcatgtatttgtGCTGAGGTTAATGGAGTTGTTCGATTCGGAGGATCCCCGGGAACGCGAGTATTTGAAAACCCTTTTGCATAGGATTTATGGGAAGTTCATGGTTCATAGACCCTTTATTAGGAAGGCCATGAACAATGTGTTTTATAGGTTTATATTCGAGACACAGAAGCATTGTGGGATTGGTGAGTTGTTGGAGATTCTAGGGAGTATAATAAACGGCTTTGCGTTGCCGATGAAAGAGGAGCATAAGCTGTTCCTAATTAGGGCACTTATTCCCCTGCACAAACCCAAGTCCGTATCTGCGTATCATTACCAGTTGGCCTATTGTATCATACAGTTTGTAGACAAGGATTCTAAGTTGGCCGAACCGGTGATCAAGGGGTTATTGAAGTATTGGCCGGTCACCAATTGTCAAAAGGAGGTTCTGTTTCTCGCAgagttggaagatgttttgcaGGCTACGCAGGCTGACGAGTTTCAAAGATGTATGGTTCCGCTTTTTAGACAGATTGGACGCTGTCTTAACAGCCCTCATTTCCAG GTTGCTGAACGAGCTCTTTACTTGTGGAACAGTGAGCACATTGTAACTTTAATTTCTCAGAACCGTAATGTGATATTACCGTTAGTCTTTGAAGCGTTAGACAAGAATACGCAAGGTCACTGGAACCAAGCAATCCATGGATTGACAGGAAACGTCCGAAGGATGTTCCAGGAAATGGACACAGAATTGTTTGCAAAGTGCCAACAGCAATACTTAGAGAAAGAAAACAGGACTAGAGAATTGGAAGAGCAGCGGGAATTGACTTGGAAGAGAATAGAAGCAGTGGCGGCAAATGCAGGCGGTGAGGATATGGTCAtggttaattaa
- the LOC139197430 gene encoding serine/threonine protein phosphatase 2A 57 kDa regulatory subunit B' alpha isoform-like isoform X2, producing MLTRIIKRGHRKSPKPDSTDSEFYPDSQLAALSPPMETLPLFRDAAVSDRPALLLKKLQLCSFYCDFSSSLKSVGEKELKRQTLMELVDFIDSGSCKLTGPMQEELIRMVSINIFRCLPPSSDLVEPDEDEPYQEPSWPHLQIVYELLLRYIASPETDAKVAKRYIDHVFVLRLMELFDSEDPREREYLKTLLHRIYGKFMVHRPFIRKAMNNVFYRFIFETQKHCGIGELLEILGSIINGFALPMKEEHKLFLIRALIPLHKPKSVSAYHYQLAYCIIQFVDKDSKLAEPVIKGLLKYWPVTNCQKEVLFLAELEDVLQATQADEFQRCMVPLFRQIGRCLNSPHFQVNAKDTVSFYASC from the exons atgctcaccAGAATTATAAAACGCGGCCACCGCAAATCCCCAAAACCTGATTCCACCGATTCCGAGTTCTACCCCGATTCACAACTCGCCGCTCTCTCTCCACCCATGGaaactctccctctcttccgAGACGCCGCCGTTTCGGACCGCCCGGCCCTCCTTCTCAAAAAGCTCCAGCTTTGCTCTTTCTACTGCGACTTCTCCAGCTCCCTCAAATCTGTTGGGGAAAAGGAGCTCAAGCGCCAAACCCTAATGGAGCTCGTCGACTTCATCGACTCCGGTTCCTGCAAGCTCACCGGTCCAATGCAAGAGGAGCTCATCCGCATGGTGTCAATCAACATCTTCCGGTGCCTGCCGCCGTCATCGGACCTGGTCGAACCGGACGAGGATGAACCTTATCAGGAACCCTCCTGGCCCCACCTCCAAATTGTCTATGAACTCTTGTTAAGGTACATTGCATCCCCTGAAACCGATGCTAAAGTTGCCAAGCGttacattgatcatgtatttgtGCTGAGGTTAATGGAGTTGTTCGATTCGGAGGATCCCCGGGAACGCGAGTATTTGAAAACCCTTTTGCATAGGATTTATGGGAAGTTCATGGTTCATAGACCCTTTATTAGGAAGGCCATGAACAATGTGTTTTATAGGTTTATATTCGAGACACAGAAGCATTGTGGGATTGGTGAGTTGTTGGAGATTCTAGGGAGTATAATAAACGGCTTTGCGTTGCCGATGAAAGAGGAGCATAAGCTGTTCCTAATTAGGGCACTTATTCCCCTGCACAAACCCAAGTCCGTATCTGCGTATCATTACCAGTTGGCCTATTGTATCATACAGTTTGTAGACAAGGATTCTAAGTTGGCCGAACCGGTGATCAAGGGGTTATTGAAGTATTGGCCGGTCACCAATTGTCAAAAGGAGGTTCTGTTTCTCGCAgagttggaagatgttttgcaGGCTACGCAGGCTGACGAGTTTCAAAGATGTATGGTTCCGCTTTTTAGACAGATTGGACGCTGTCTTAACAGCCCTCATTTCCAGGTGAATGCAAAAGACACTGTTTCCTTTTACGCAA GTTGCTGA
- the LOC103406272 gene encoding protein RNA-directed DNA methylation 3-like: MASKGKGIAAGGGLSGGKRKHDDDKSGGGRKRSNPGVLRFFEDAAAESDDEIDSDFDDDFMDEEFETEPVAQNDPGKAHNLPFVPKEEDLDGEEFEKMMEERYRSGSSYATYAEDNYENKRSIDGNVLPTVKDPVIWKVKCMVGRERHSAFCMMQKFVDFRSLGTKLQIVSAFSVEHIKGFVFIEADKQSDINEACKGICSIYPSRVMPVPNNEVSHLLSPRTKSNGITAGMWARVKNGNYKGDLAQVVFVNDLRKRATLKLIPRIDLQAMAAKFGGGGTRKKRPAPAPRLISSNELEEFRPLIQYRTDRESGMKFEFLDGLMFKDGYLYKKVSIDSLSFWGVMPSEEELLKFKPSENTKNEDEDWLTELYGTTEKKRRTIKIEEGGGKGEGSSGSMGKGEGSSGSMGKGEGSSGSMGKGEGSSGPMGKGEGSSQSMGKGEGSSGSKGKGEGSSGSMGKGEDSSMSMGKGGGSSGSGGSGIELYDLVCFGRKDFGLVIGMEKDDSYKILKEGVEGPIVLMVQKRELKNVLSDMKFTALDRHMKAICVSDTVKVSEGPLEGRQGIVKQIYRGTIFLYDENETENGGYFCSKSQMCEKVKLYIDSSKEMDGDSGALGFGDFMSSPKSPLSPKKPWQERDSNFNQGDKDGMFSIGQTVRIRVGPLKGYLCRILAIRRADITVKLDSQQKVLTVTKEHISEVRGKSSSVLISEDPESSLKPFDLLGTEGGSNDWTNGAGVSAGGDGWNAGGASAGGGGWNAGGASGDSNSWASANPINDVKKDDDTSWGSKAAPSTASSWGAAAGAPADNNNQGAGWGKSDAWGKSSAKTEGDSSAPDNNDQGAGWGKRDTWGKSSAKTGADSSAPADNNDQGTGWGKSDSWGKSSSKTGGDSSAPHNNDQGAGWGRSGSWGQKAEPAGTSQLDSWGKGKNVVEAGSWGKNSDAPSGDISSPGWGQQKSWDKGNAVSSDGPAWGKPQNKATGNWSSKDESSAGDAGWKSSVPAENVETGSWGKAGGGSTESKQDGSSSWGKPAGDSWGKQTGGSSWGKQADVTAGGVGNNGGKWGKGSVTNEEQSGGGGDQISKWGQKGTWNSGSSETGGNQESSWGKKSDGNIGSTSSGGNQNSTWGKTINLNSGSGDTGGNLDSSWGKKSDWKSGSDDTGGNHDSTWGKKSSWNSGSGDADQKSSWGSKSSWNSTDGGNGDQPEDSSGGRGGRGFGDGGRRGGFGGRGGGGGSDACFKCGESGHMSRECPQGGGGGKGGACFKCGESGHMSRECPQGGGGGKGGACFKCGESGHMSRECPQGGGGGKGGACFKCGESGHMSRECPQGGGGSKGGACFKCGESGHMSRECPQGGGGGKGGACFKCGEAGHMSRECPQGGGGGGGGACFKCGESGHMARDCSQGGGGYGGGNRSGGACYKCGESGHMARDCSQGGGSYGGGSRSGGGGGSGACFKCGESGHMARECPQGGGGGSSGACYKCGESGHMARDCSQGGGGYGGGGRSGGGGGGASGGCYKCGQSGHFARECPNSG, translated from the exons ATGGCGTCGAAGGGAAAGGGGATCGCCGCCGGAGGTGGATTATCCGGCGGGAAGCGCAAGCACGACGACGACAAGTCCGGTGGTGGCCGGAAGAGGAGCAACCCCGGCGTCCTCAGATTCTTCGAAGACGCCGCtgccgaatccgacgacgaaaTCGACAGTGATTTCGATGACG ATTTTATGGACGAAGAATTTGAAACAGAACCTGTAGCCCAGAATGACCCAGGGAAAGCACATAACCTTCCATTCGTTCCTAAAGAGGAGGATCTGGATGGTGAAGAATTTGAAAAAATGATGGAAGAACGATACAGGAGTGGTTCTAGCTATGCAACCTATGCTGAAGATAATTATGAGAACAAAAGGTCGATTGATGGAAATGTTCTGCCAACTGTTAAGGATCCAGTCATCTGGAAAGTGAAATGCATG GTTGGACGTGAGAGGCATTCAGCTTTCTGTATGATGCAAAAGTTTGTTGACTTCCGATCACTAGGTACCAAACTACAGATTGTTTCTGCATTTTCTGTTGAGCACATCAAGGGTTTTGTTTTCATTGAAGCTGACAAGCAGTCTGATATTAATGAG GCATGTAAAGGAATTTGTAGTATATACCCTTCCCGAGTAATGCCAGTTCCAAATAACGAAGTTTCTCATTTGCTGTCTCCTCGGACTAAATCCAATGGAATTACTGCTGGCATGTGGGCCCGTGTGAAGAATGGGAACTACAAGGGTGATTTGGCACAG GTTGTGTTTGTGAACGATTTACGAAAAAGAGCGACCTTAAAGCTGATCCCCAGAATTGATCTTCAAGCAATGGCTGCAAAATTT GGTGGAGGAGGTACTAGAAAGAAAAGGCCTGCTCCTGCCCCGAGATTGATCAGCTCAAACGAACTCGA GGAGTTCCGCCCTCTCATTCAGTACAGGACTGATCGTGAAAGTGGCATGAAGTTTGAGTTTCTTGATGGTCTGATGTTCAAGGATGGATATTTGTACAAAAAAGTATCAATAGATTCATTAAGCTTCTGGGGTGTTATGCCATCAGAAGAGGAACTACTGAAATTCAAGCCTTCTGAGAACACCAAAAATGAGGATGAGGACTGGCTTACTGAACTTTATGGTAcaacagaaaagaaaaggcgGACCATCAAAATTGAAGAAGGTGGTGGTAAAGGAGAGGGTTCATCAGGTTCTATGGGGAAAGGAGAGGGTTCATCAGGGTCTATGGGGAAAGGAGAGGGCTCATCAGGGTCTATGGGGAAAGGAGAGGGTTCATCAGGACCTATGGGGAAAGGAGAGGGCTCATCGCAGTCTATGGGGAAAGGAGAGGGTTCATCTGGGTCCAAGGGGAAAGGAGAAGGTTCATCAGGTTCTATGGGGAAGGGAGAGGACTCATCAATGTCTATGGGGAAAGGCGGGGGTTCTTCAGGTTCTGGTGGGAGTGGTATTGAACTGTATGATCTTGTTTGTTTTGG CCGGAAAGATTTTGGTCTTGTAATAGGCATGGAGAAAGATGATAGTTACAAG ATTCTGAAAGAGGGAGTGGAAGGACCTATTGTGCTGATGGTTCAGAAGCGTGAGTTAAAGAATGTTCTTTCTGATATGAAATTTACGGCTTTAGATCGGCACATGAAGGCCATATGCGTTAGTGATACTGTCAAAGTGTCGGAAGGACCGTTGGAG GGTAGGCAGGGTATTGTTAAGCAAATATATAGAGGCACCATATTCTTGTATGATGAGAATGAGACAGAAAATGGTGGTTATTTTTGCTCAAAATCCCAAATGTGTGAGAAAGTTAAGCTTTACATTGATTCTAGCAAAGAAATG GATGGGGACTCAGGTGCTCTGGGTTTTGGAGATTTCATGTCGTCTCCTAAATCCCCACTATCGCCAAAAAAGCCATGGCAAGAAAGGGATAGTAACT TCAATCAGGGTGATAAAGATGGAATGTTCTCAATTGGTCAAACTGTAAGAATCCGTGTGGGTCCGTTGAAGGGATACCTCTGTCGAATCTTGGCTATACGTCGTGCTGATATTACTGTTAAGCTTGATTCTCAGCAAAAGGTTCTCACAG TTACAAAAGAGCATATTTCTGAAGTTCGTGGAAAGAGTTCTAGTGTGCTGATTAG TGAGGATCCGGAGTCCAGTTTAAAACCATTTGATTTGCTCGGAACGGAAGGAGGGTCTAATG ACTGGACAAATGGAGCTGGGGTATCTGCTGGGGGTGATGGGTGGAATGCTGGAGGGGCATCAGCCGGGGGTGGTGGGTGGAATGCTGGAGGGGCATCTGGTGATAG TAATTCTTGGGCTAGTGCAAATCCTATTAATGATGTGAAAAAAG ATGATGATACTTCTTGGGGGAGCAAAGCAGCTCCAAGTACAGCTTCATCCTGGGGTGCAGCAGCAGGAGCACCTGCAGATAACAACAATCAAGGTGCTGGCTGGGGAAAAAGTGATGCTTGGGGAAAATCAAGTGCCAAAACTGAAGGTGACAGTAGTGCACCAGATAACAATGATCAAGGTGCTGGCTGGGGAAAAAGAGACACTTGGGGAAAATCAAGTGCTAAAACTGGGGCTGACAGCAGCGCACCAGCAGATAATAATGATCAAGGCACTGGCTGGGGAAAAAGCGACTCATGGGGGAAATCAAGTTCTAAAACTGGGGGTGACAGCAGTGCCCCACATAACAATGATCAGGGTGCTGGCTGGGGAAGAAGTGGCTCTTGGGGGCAGAAGGCTGAACCTGCTGGGACGAGTCAACTGGATTCATGGGGCAAGGGTAAAAATGTTGTTGAAGCAGGATCATGGGGAAAGAATTCTGATGCACCATCTGGGGATATTTCAAGTCCTGGGTGGGGTCAACAGAAATCTTGGGACAAAGGAAATGCAGTCAGTAGTGATGGGCCTGCTTGGGGTAAGCCTCAGAATAAAGCCACAGGGAACTGGAGCAGTAAAGATGAATCAAGTGCTGGCGATGCAGGGTGGAAAAGTTCAGTACCAGCTGAAAATGTTGAGACTGGAAGCTGGGGTAAGGCAGGTGGTGGTTCAACCGAGAGTAAACAAGATGGCAGTTCTTCTTGGGGTAAGCCAGCTGGAGATTCATGGGGTAAACAAACTGGAGGCTCTTCATGGGGTAAACAAGCTGATGTAACCGCTGGCGGAGTGGGGAACAACGGAGGCAAGTGGGGCAAAGGATCTGTCACCAATGAAGAACAAAGTGGTGGAGGGGGAGATCAGATTTCTAAATGGGGCCAAAAAGGCACTTGGAACTCAGGATCTAGTGAGACTGGTGGCAATCAAGAATCTAGTTGGGGTAAGAAAAGCGATGGGAACATCGGATCTACTTCCTCAGGTGGGAACCAAAATTCTACTTGGGGCAAGACAATCAATTTGAACTCTGGATCTGGTGACACTGGTGGAAATCTTGATTCTAGTTGGGGGAAGAAAAGTGATTGGAAATCTGGATCTGATGACACTGGTGGGAACCATGATTCAACTTGGGGCAAAAAAAGTAGTTGGAACTCAGGATCTGGTGATGCAGATCAGAAATCTAGTTGGGGCAGTAAAAGCAGTTGGAATTCAACAGATGGTGGGAATGGAGACCAACCTGAGGATTCAAGTGGTGGGAGAGGTGGACGGGGTTTTGGAGATGGTGGGCGTAGAGGGGGTTTTGGGGGAAGAGGTGGAGGCGGGGGCAGTGATGCTTGCTTCAAATGTGGTGAGTCCGGGCACATGTCGAGGGAGTGTCCCCAGGGCGGTGGAGGTGGTAAAGGTGGTGCTTGCTTCAAGTGTGGTGAGTCTGGGCACATGTCGAGGGAGTGCCCCCAGGGTGGTGGAGGCGGTAAAGGTGGTGCTTGCTTCAAGTGTGGTGAGTCTGGGCACATGTCGAGGGAGTGCCCCCAGGGCGGTGGAGGCGGTAAAGGTGGTGCTTGCTTCAAGTGTGGTGAGTCCGGGCACATGTCGAGGGAGTGCCCCCAGGGTGGTGGAGGCAGTAAAGGTGGTGCTTGCTTCAAGTGTGGTGAGTCCGGGCACATGTCAAGGGAGTGCCCCCAGGGTGGTGGAGGCGGTAAAGGTGGTGCTTGCTTCAAATGTGGTGAGGCAGGGCACATGTCGAGGGAGTGCCCCCAGGGCGGTGGAGGTGGTGGAGGTGGTGCTTGCTTCAAGTGCGGTGAGTCCGGGCACATGGCAAGGGACTGCTCCCAAGGCGGTGGGGGCTATGGTGGTGGCAACCGCAGCGGTGGTGCTTGCTACAAGTGTGGTGAGTCGGGGCACATGGCGAGGGACTGCTCCCAGGGCGGTGGAAGCTATGGTGGTGGCAGCCGTAGCGGTGGAGGTGGCGGCAGTGGTGCTTGCTTCAAGTGTGGTGAGTCAGGGCACATGGCGAGGGAGTGCCCCCAGGGCGGTGGAGGTGGTAGCAGTGGTGCTTGCTACAAATGTGGTGAGTCTGGGCACATGGCGAGGGATTGCTCCCAGGGCGGTGGAGGCTATGGTGGTGGTGGCCGTAGCGGTGGTGGAGGCGGTGGTGCTTCCGGTGGCTGCTACAAGTGCGGACAGTCCGGCCATTTCGCAAGGGAGTGCCCCAACAGTGGTTAA